One genomic window of Muntiacus reevesi chromosome 4, mMunRee1.1, whole genome shotgun sequence includes the following:
- the EIF1B gene encoding eukaryotic translation initiation factor 1b, whose product MSTIQNLQSFDPFADATKGDDLLPAGTEDYIHIRIQQRNGRKTLTTVQGIADDYDKKKLVKAFKKKFACNGTVIEHPEYGEVIQLQGDQRKNICQFLLEVGIVKEEQLKVHGF is encoded by the exons ACCCCTTTGCTGATGCAACTAAGGGTGACGACTTACTCCCGGCAGGGACTGAGGATTACATTCATATAAGAATCCAGCAACGGAACGGCAGGAAGACACTGACTACTGTTCAGGGCATTGCGGATGATTATGACAAAAAGAAACTTGTGAAAGCTTTCAAAAAG AAATTTGCCTGTAATGGTACTGTGATTGAACATCCAGAATACGGAGAGGTTATTCAGCTTCAAGGTGaccaaagaaaaaacatttgcCAATTTCTCTTGGAG gtTGGCATTGTCAAGGAGGAACAGCTTAAGGTTCATGGATTCTAA